The following is a genomic window from Mycoplasma bradburyae.
GATTGGTTCGTTCCTGCAAAGAGATGCTTCTAAAAGAGCTGATATTGACCAATTACTTAAAAGTATTGGGATGTATGAGCAACGTAATAAGTTGCCTACTGAACTATCTGGCGGACAACAACAAAGAGTGTCGATCGCTAGAGCGATCGCTAAAAACCCTACAATAATCTTTGGTGATGAACCTACTGGAGCATTGGATGAAGAAATGACTCAAGTAGTTCTAGAAGAGTTTGTAAATATTAATAAGAAAAATAAAACAACTTTAATAATAGTTACACATAACCCATTGATTGCTGATATAGCAACAATGGTTATAAGAGTAGGTGACGGAACAATTAAATCAGTTGTTAGAAATGAAAATCCTAAGACTGTAAGAGAAATTAATTGAAGCTAATTAGTTAAAATTAAGAAATTAGCGATTTTTATTTATAAATAAAAATTTGATAATTGTTTTTCGGACAAAATTTTAAAAAATCATCAAATTTTTCTTTATTTACTATTTTTTTAATATATATTTAAGGCATAATTAATGATTTGCTGTTATTAAAGTAAGTTAATATATTAATAGAAATCATATATATATATATATATATTAGGATATGAAATTATCAAAGAAAATGTTAGCAATAGGTACCCTTGCTACATTACCAATCCTTCCTATAGCTTTCAGTTCTTGTACTAACTTAAGTTCTGAAAATGATCTATTAAGAGCTAAAGTATCTGAACTAAATTCAACTATTGAAAACACTAAAACTAAATTAGATTCTTTAGAAAACGAAAACAAACAATTAGATCACAAAAATAAAACTCAAGATGTAGATGCTAAGGTTGATATGTTCAAACTTAGAGGTGAATATGCTTCTTACATAAGCTTTATTAATGATAATGTTGTAACTAAATACGATATTTTTTTTAGAAAAAATAATAATAGATATAAATACATATGAGATTTATCTAAAAATAAACTTTTAAGTTGAACATTAATAAGTAAAACCAACAATAAAGAAAGAATGGACGTCTATACGCCAGCATGATCAGTTTACAAAGGTTCGTTTGCTCAATATCTTGAAGACAGTATTAAAAGCAAAACTTTAGAAGACATTAAAAAAAACGAACCATTGTTAAGTCTTATTAAAAAAAATGACGATAAGATTTTGGAAAAGTACGATATTACCAATTTATCTTTTGTTGATATAAATTTATCTAAAATATTTACACAAAATTATTTAGAAAATAAATTTATTTCAAAAAATTCGAAAGAAGATTTATTCAAATCTTTATATATAGCTAACGATGATTTAGGTTCGTTGTTAGTTAGACTTTCAAACAAACCTGCTTCGAAACCTTCTAATGGTAAATAGTGATAATTTATGTTTATCATTAGAACTAGCATCAACGGATCATCTTTAACCATTAGACTTTAATAAAAAATACTCTAATTGTTTTTCTGAGGGACCTCAAAAACACAGACATAATGCAGCGCATCAAGTGCTGCTATTTTTGTTTAGTAATTAAATTATTTTTATCCTGAACAGTACTATTAAATCTGAGTTTGTGTTTTATTCTATCCTTATTGTAGTGTTTAATATATTTATCTATAGTTTGTTTTAGTTCTAAATAACTGTTATAGGTTCTGCCATAATAAAATTCTTGCTTGAGAATAGTGAAAAAATTCTCCATAACAGCATTATCTAAACAATTATTTTTCCAGACATACTTTAAAATCTTAGTTTTTTCAATTTATCAGAATATCTCTTCATCTGATGCGCCCAACTTAAATCTGAATGAAAGGTTCTACGATAAGGACAATCTGAAGTAATCTTAATCGCTTTGTTCAATGCGTTCATTATGTTCTATGAATAAGGTCGTTTGCTAATAGAATAAC
Proteins encoded in this region:
- a CDS encoding IS3 family transposase, producing MEKTKILKYVWKNNCLDNAVMENFFTILKQEFYYGRTYNSYLELKQTIDKYIKHYNKDRIKHKLRFNSTVQDKNNLITKQK